Genomic DNA from Triticum dicoccoides isolate Atlit2015 ecotype Zavitan chromosome 4B, WEW_v2.0, whole genome shotgun sequence:
CAGCTGATCTCACACGCAGCAGAGCAGACCGGCCTAACAGACTTACCGTCCAGCAGCCGAACTCATGTGAGGGGTGCCGTTTCCAGCGTAACAGCCCCCACCCGTCGGTCCGGGTGCGTTCGTTAGCCCGGAAAACAGCAGCACGCGAGGCGTCGCGACCAAATCACGGTCAGCGTATTAAAACTGGCGCGCGATGGCCACATGGGAGAGAACGTGACAGTGCCGTCTAGCCTCGCCACTAGTAGCGGCTTGTTTCTCTCCTCAGATACTCCACCTCCCCGCTCAAAATATAGTGGAGTATTTTTGTATCAGAGGATAATGCCGAGTCTAATGCATAATAATCTGGGCGCACCAATCAACCAAGACAGACACCGTCGATCTCACCTCACATATGAAATATTACCTTCTCCATGTACGTAGTACTACTACTCTACTTGTTGTGGCCTTGCCGTGCTGGGCCCAGGCTGTGCAGAAGAGGAGGAACACTTTGACATGACAAATGATCCGATCCGATCAGATCAGATCTGAGGAAGGAAGAAGAGCTACTCTAATTGCGGTCCATCTGGCCGGAGAGAGTGTCGTTGGGTTTAGTTTAAGTATACTCATCACGTAGCCTGTGGCCAATGGGGCAGGTGCTTGCTTTGCTGGCCTAGGTGTCGGTGTTGGATCCCCCACCTAATTTAAGTTGATCCTTACAAGCAACAGCCAGcctgtttgggtttcttctctcctCTTCCGCTCCTCCATCTCCATGCGTGCGTGCATGGATTCATCGGTGGCTTGCATCCTTCTCCCTGCCTAGCTTGTCCCTTTTTCTAAGCCTCCATACACGCCATGGACACATGGGATTATTCCGGGTTTTCATCCCTCAATCATCACACGGAACACACACACGGTATACTTGGATATACGGAACAGCTAGCTAGCTTAGCCACACGATCCATGTGTGTTCTTCAAGTTGAAGGGATCTACCGCATGGCTGGACGGTAGATTTTTCGTAGTCTTAAGAGCCACAGCTAAGGGCGAGAAACTTATTAACAACTCTCACCCTCTCGATACAAAAGATGACCACAAGTGTAGTTAACTTCATAACGTCCCCATCAGAAATAATAATAACACGTACTTCAAAATGTACTGGTAGTGCTAAATTAGATACTAGTACGATGTTTAACTTAACAGGGAAAATTTTAGAACACTGctatttctaggaactttttggatcAACCTATTTCTATGAATTATGGCAAGTCAAGATCTAACTACCGCTTTTCCTTGAAAAAAAAAAGATCTAACTACTACTCATATAGCACAATCAGCATTGGAAGCGGTAAACTTTTGGCACATGAGTGTTATGATTGACGCCAGTGGATAAGGATCTACAATAATCAAACCCTCTGGCGGCAGTACTTACGCAGGACACCAATAAATAAACTCTGCGGCCTGATCCCAAGCAGGATCACTTTCAAAACTAAGGACAATAATTATATGATCGCAATAACAAAGATGCACATGCCAGAGACATAATTTAAGGGGTGCAATGGGTATGCATAAAAAATTCCTTTAATATTGTTAGTTGATCAAGTACAATGTTGAGGGGATCAAAATAGCTACAAGATTGGTGAAGGGAAAATAGTACAACTAAGTAGTaacagaagaagaaaaataggAAAAGGGGAGCACAGATCCTCCCTCCTTATCCGTCCACCTTTCTCATCCTCTTAACAAAGAATGAATTGAACTGAACAAAAGAATCTGAAGCTTCTCTCTTCTTTTTTAGCACAATTGCAGAGAATTGTGAGTTAGTAGTAGTCACTGCAGATCTCAGTTCATGGAatgaatcatcttcttcttccatcatcatcatcatgtacaATTTGCCAAAGAAATACCCTTTCCTTTGGTTAAATTCACAAGGAGAGAGAACCCTGGCTTAAAAGAATAGTTGGTGAGTAGATATTACAACAATTTTCGGTCGGTCAATACTTCTTGTACCTTTTTTTTATGTAGTATATATTTTTCTACTATCTTCCTTAACCTCCTTTGAATGGGCTGACTGGCTGACTTACTGACTTTATACAAAAGCTGGAATGGTTTCTTAAGAGACCATTTGCTGAGATGGGAGTTATTAGGTGAGCAGGCGAGCCTCAGCCAGTGGGGGCGTCTTAGGCTGGAGCTTGGCCTGCTGCTGGGACCAATAGGACTGGGCCGCAAGGACCCGGTCGAGCAGATCCTGTGGCACCGGCTCACCGCGCCGCTGCTGGGGCGAGATGCTCGCCGTGTGCACCAGCGTCTTCCATTTGTCCTGTTGACATGATGAGAATTTTGACACGGTTAGAACATGCCAGTTCAAACTTGACCATCTTCATTCATCAAATTTGACCAAAGAATGGATTCTAGTCAAGTTGCCTACAGGTGCTGAGAAGCCAAGAAGCTTCCGCTTTAGTAAACGAACCAAAGGCTATCTCAACCTTCGATGAGACTTTTTCTAAAGTCCCAACGGAGTTAGTTGACGTGCAAGAGTAGGTTGCTTTTATTTCTAGGTGAACCATTCTGCTACTACTGCTGCCCACTTGACCCTTCCAAACAACAAAGTTGATGCGTGAGGACAGCACTAACTGAATCATAAGGATGGACACAAGGTTGGTTTTCCAGAAAGATAGAGCCTAACTACAATCTTCTAGTACTAACAGAAAAGCAGTACGGTTAGACTGTCCTTCATGGTAAGGAACCTAAAACCCACAAGCACCAAACTGTTTGTGAATCTGCCAACTTGCCCAAACCCCGAAATTAGCTGTTGCCACAGGAGTAAAATAGTCGAGCCAAACATAATAAAATTTTAACAATGGGTGACAGCTATGTGCTTATTTGATCTAATTTGACAGGAAGACTTACAAAGTCAAAGTAAAGTATTTGACAGCAATTACCTTAAGATCAACATAGGTCCGATGCTTGGCATTATCAAAAGCACGAAGTTTAACATCTCGCCATCTGCATGAAATCACACAATTAGTCAGAAACAAAATAGAGAGATTTTCAGTGCCAGGTTGAATGAGGAAATAAGGTGTGTACCTTCCAGTTCCAAGCTTTTCGACTGCAAGCACAAGTGCTTCCACTTCAGCAACAGAGAACGGACGTCTGATTCGACGCTGCCCCTGTTCCGATGATCTCTTTGCCTTGTTTGCTGGAACTATCGCCCCTGCGCTGGAATCTACAGGTGTAACTGGAACAATAGCTCGCGAGTTTGCTGAAGCTTTCTCAGGTGAGGAGATGCCCCCAGGAGAGTGCACCGAATCATGATCATTTCCCTGGTAATTAGCTGTCAAGGGTGTCAATGCAAGCTCCTGTGAGGCATCGACTTCGCCGTGCTTCGAGGATGAGTCAGCAGGTGCGATCCTGCATTCAATAAAGCGCACCAATAAGACTCAGGTTACAAATGTTGAAGGTTTATATCAAATTATAGAAAATCAACTATTATTGTTTTAGAGCATAAGTCCATACCTTGCTAGGGGTTCAGTGGTTTCAACAGTTTCTAGGAATTCGATATCTTCAGGAGCTGCAAGTTGTGATGAATGCCGTGTACAGTTGGGTTCCAGTGAAAAGCCTATGTTATCCAGCATATCATCATGATCAATCCCAGCTTGCATTAAGGTTTTGCTATCATCCCTGATTTTCTTTCCATGGTGAAGAACACCCACACGCAGACGACCTCCAAGCATGGCATTTACTGCCTCCAGAACAGTTTTCTGCATCGAAAGTACACATTAAACCACACGAATAATCATTGAGGGGGAAAAGGAAATCCTTCCAGCGTCTATTTATGTGCATGAACAAGTAAAAAAAACAAGAGCAAAATGTCTGGAAATACCTTCAGTGATCCAACAGAAGCAGTTTCTGGGATCTCAATTAGAAGTTCAGGAACCTTGAAAGATTTGATCTTAAGTTTCACTGGAAAAAAATAAGGATATTGTTTAACTAATAATTAAAGATACCCCAAAAAAGGTTGAAGGTACTATACATACCATGGCAATCGTTTGATTTACAAGATCCATGGAATGGCATTGAGTTGCTGCCCTTATTTGCTGCAGAAGAAATATTGCGCCGAAATAAGTTACAAGACAAGAGAGAAATAAAATTGAAGAGGAACGCACAGGTGCAATCAAAACAAACCTTCCAAGGAAGCAGCATGTGGTTCTCTTGCATTAACCTTTGTGGTTCTCTTTGCATTTGATTTTGCAAATTCTTCAGATACTAGAGTTGAATGACGATCCAACATCTTCCTTCGCTTAAATGTACTCCTTTGGGTCCTTTGCCGCGTATAATACATTTTCTTGTTTCGGAAAGAAGGCTTCCGGTCAGCATCTGGCAGGAAAAAAGAATTCAAGTGAGATTAAGCTGGTTTAAACATGTATGTCATCAATGAAGTGCTACTTGAAAGGAAAAGTATAGTGAGATAACCCAATGCTCACCACTATAGGAAAGATCTCCTTTGTGCATTCTGGCAGGAGCAACTTTCCTGTACTTACAGGCGAGGAACTTCTTCACCCTACTTTGGTCAGCTGTACAATTGGGCCTCAAGCCCCTGTTAGTGGCGGTGCTCGAATGCGTGCACCCAGAAgatttatcatcatcatcatcatcatcattctctCTATCTACAGAATACTCTGCTCCTCCTTTCGGACCCCTCGGAAAAGAGACGGACTTGTGAATTTTGCCACCATATAATGGCATCTCGCCGGTGCTGTCAGAGCTGACCAACGGAGGCGGCTTCACATCGACATCCATGGGGTCGAGAATATTGTACATGTCGGGGGCGTTCTTGTTGTAGGCTGCTGCGGCCAATGCCATCACATTTGCCGCTGCATCCCCGGTGAAGGCCCCTGACTCCACGGATTCAGGCGACCACCTGTCCGCGATCGCCCCGAAATTACTACCCAAGTCAGCCTTGGTACAACTTATCATCGAGGGTTCCTTGTCCACAGCCTCAGACTTTGCCTTTGGAACCTCATTCAGATCCTCTCCTTTCCGAGAATGGTGATCCGCCAGTCTCTGAGACGCAATGTGGGAGATCAACGCGCTCTCATTGCAGCTATcctggtccatcacatcattcttgagGTGCTTCCCCTCCTCGTCGCACTGCTCTTGCTTCACGCAGACATCCTTGGCAGAAGCAGCGAGGACCGGGGAGCCGGCGCTCATGTTCCCCAGCGAGCCCTCGCCCTCATCGAGCAGCTTGCCGGCCACCGTCGCGAGAAGGTCAAACGCGCACATCGCCTGGCCCTGGCTCTCCTTCTTCCTAACCGATCTCTTGCCCTGCACATTTCAAGAAACAAGAAGAGACGCCATCGCTGTCAGGCTCGCCAACCGGAGCAGCAGGACCAAATTTAGACGCTGAAAGGCGCATACTGCATACCCTCGCGGATTTCGGGACGCGCGGCATCTCCGCGACGTGGCTTCCGCCGCACGACTCCATCTCCGACGACGTCCTCTTCTGGAACACCATTCTTCTTGCGCCTCGTTTCGGTTGCTTGTAATTTACAGAGTTAACAACCGGTGGTTCCGCTGTTCATGGCTTGTCCCAGAACACAGATCTGCAAATAAATTATTAAAATCCCGTTAGCAATTATTACAACAAAAGATACGTACTCCGGTTGCTATAGTACAAAAAGGAAAGATCATTCGTTGGGATCTCCGCAAGAAGTCAGGATAAATCTCGGATAAACCCTTGATTAATTAAACAGGGGATGATCATAGTTAGCAGTGCAATTAATTACAAAAAAAATTGGAGTCCCAAAACCCCAGGAGGATAGGCCCGGGCGTGGAGCGTCCAAAATGATGAGAATTTTTTAAACCAACTGCGCTCCAAACCCAATTGGTTTCATCAAAAGAACACAGGAAATGGAGAGAATCCGTACTTGCTCTCGTGATCCAAATTACTAAGCGAAGAGAACAATCTTTCGGTTGAAATGGTTTCGCCGCCGTATTAAATGCACCCAAGAAAATAAATTCGCCGGGCAAACCAGCACGCCAAGCGATCAAAGAGAAAAGCCTTTAAAAAAACTCACATGCATCGGAATCCGTGAAGATTAAGCAACTGCCAAAAGGAAAGCGGACGCGTGGGTTAAAAAAAAAGAGGGAAAGAAGAGCAAGCCCAGTGGCTGAAAACCAAGCAAGAATTCTCAAATCGCTGGGCGCCAGATCGGATCTTGGCGCCTAATTCCCGCAATTCGACGCGAATTTCGTCCAAAATGGGGCGACCTGAGACGAACAGCTCGAAATGCGCGACCCCCCGCTCGAAATTGCCCGAATTCTCCGCATGGGCGGCGTCAGAACCCGCCGATCACACCGGAGCAACAGAGTTCCAGGCAGGAATGGACCCGAGACCTCCCGGGAGGCCGGGAGAAAACCCCAGGCAGCCCCAGTTCCCCGAATTCCCCAAACCCAAGCAAAGAAGGCGAGGCCCAGGCGCAGAGGCTCGCAATTCAGCACAATTCGACGGAGTCCCGTCGCCGGACTCACCTCAGAGGCAGAGATCCACGGCGGCCTCCGATCGCCCCCACCAACCGGCCCCGGATCACCGTACGGGGCTCCGCGGCGGAACCCTCCGGCGAGATCCCGCACCcaacaggcaggcaggcaggcaggcaaccGCGCGCTGGATTATTCCTCCCTCGCTCGCTTCCCTTGGCTCCCCTTCCCTCCCCTGGCCTTCGCTTCTCTCTTGTGGcttgtccctttttatttattttccctctctcctcctcctcctccggttctcccctCCCCTGTTGCGGATGTGTGGTGTGGTTTGGCCAAAACCCCTCAAAACCAACCCCCTTCTTAAACCCCCCCAACCCCCCGCCACCTGCTGCTCCCTGTTAAATCCCCACGCGCCCACCGCCTGCACCCAGTCGCCCACACGCCAACGACCGCTTCCTCCACTCGCCACCGTCCACCTGTTTTCCCATCCCCGATCCAACGAGAGGCAGCATCCTCCCACGCGAGAGAGCGGCCGCGGTTCCTTTTTCCTACATGCGCGAGTGGTTTCCGCAACCCCGCCGCCCGGCGATCCGGGCCGTCGGTTTCTTGAGGGCTTCCCCCGCCGTTGGATCCCGGTCGGTCCTTGAGTCTCTCGTGGCCACGAACGCGAGGAGTGATTCCTGTTAATCGCTGGGGGTTTAGGGAGGAAATTAGCGGGCCGTTTTTAGCAATGGCGAAATGGAAACGTGGGGAAACAATTAGATTAGGGGGTTTCCCCTGGATTAATTTGGGAGGTCTCGGATTTTCTTGTGGCTTTTCTCTTTTTTGTGGGGGTTTTGAGAGGCTGTGCGTGTGGTGCTGGTGGAGGAGAATGTTCAGAGGTGATGCTCGAAAAGGTGCTAAGATTCCGGGGCTTCTTCGGGGCAGGGCAGCAGGGCCGGATAATTTTTAGATAAGAAGTTTGTGGCCTTTGTGGTTTTGGAGGGCGCACAATGCTCAACAAAATAACGCATGCCATTGCAAATTTTAGCATTGTAAATGTACAGTCATCACTAGTAATATTCTCAAGGGCGTTGGCCTAGTTTTTGTAATATATAGACGCGCTTAATGTAATTCACTCATCATGCGGGTCGTTCCCATCATTATAGTAATTTTACGTACATTGTTCatgaagaaatactagtatgtgggTTTGATTATGCTATGTATGTATAGTGGCCCAACATCAGAAGATGAGTAAATATTTTCTTCTTTTACCAACTATGGCGGAACCAAAATTCATTGAACTAGCCTAATAAAAAAAGTGCAATTAGTTCAAAATAACTTGTACAATTAAAGCTAGTTTAATTACTACGCGGTTAGAGAAAATAGCTTGTTAGTACTCAATGACCTTCCAAATGTATCGTTCGTTTCAGAATAAATATGTACTCCTATTTCCTAAAACTAGACCAAGTCCGGAAAAAAAAATCCAGCAACCCTTATATAAGTAAATACGAGTAATACTATTCAGTTGTATAAATGTAAGCTAAAACACTTCCTTTTTAAATCTAGCTTGTTTGCTAAGAAAAAAAAGTGTAAGAAGACATCGATATATTTCTAAAGAGGCACTCTGAGTGCATCATATCTTAAGCTATATCATAAGCATTAAACATGTATTTAGATATAGCTCCTCTATTTTAtttgattatatcatattgttgcaTCTAAGAACACTACAACAAAATCAGCCATTGAAGATGGTTTTAGTACATGGGTCGGTGGCGGTTGCCCATTTGGCTTAAAAGCTTATATTAAATACATTAGAAAAGAATAGCTACGCCGTTTAGTGAAAATAGCTTGTTGATATTTAATGGCGTTCCAATGTATAGTTCATGTGAGAATAAATATGTGCTCCTATTTCCTAAAACTAGACCAATCCTAATTCTCTTCTTTTCCTAGAATAAGACTCAGGTTACAAACGTTGAAGGTTTATATAAGTAAATCAGCAATAGATGTTGCATTTAACATGTTTCACGACTACAAAGATGGCTAATACCCAACTGTATAAATGCAAGCCAGAACACTTCAAAAACAATACGGCCATATggctaagaaaaataaaaagaacataTAAGACATCGATATGTTCCGAAAAGGGCACTTCCAATGCATCATATCTTAAGTTATATCATATGCATTGAATCTGTAGTCAGATATGGCTCCTCGAATTGGTTGTATCATATTGTCGTATCTAAAAAACCCTCTAATTTAATGTGTTTTGTGAGCGAAAAGGTATGATTTGTCTTGGTTTTGGTGCTAAGAGTTATATCTAGATTAAAATATAATAGCTCTCTCTTTTCTTATTAAATATGGTGCACATCATATTTTGCTTAGTTTTCGTGATAAGATACAGTCTAAGACGAAAAACTCGGACAACCTAACATTGATCTATATAAGAATTAATTGGTACAGAAACTATCAAGTGTGCTTTGAAATCTTCTCTTTTCAAAATAAAAAGAGTATGCACCCTTATAATAGTCCAATAAAATTCCACTGATAAATTAAAGTCTAATGAAAATCCCAACTCACCGGTTGGGCAACTCAGGCGGCCAGCCGACGTCCTTTTTTCGCTACCAACCGACCACGCTCCTCTCGCCTCGTTCAAGTGAGGTTGTCGGACAAAGCCCGTCTGGCCGACGGCGACAACGATCCATGGGTGGCTTTGTGAACCCTCCCAAGGGTTGTGGCATCGACAGGTGATACAACTTCATGGGCGACGATGAGAAACAAGGTGGATGGAGCGTTGTGGCGGTGATGAGAGGTGATCATGGTTTAGCAATCTGCCAACGGTAGCCTAGGTACGTCTAGTTCTGGCCCCTTGCCACcaagtgctacttgtgagctgcgttgggatttctccGAAGAGAAGGAATGATACAGTACAGTAAAGATAAGTATTTTCATCGGTTAGaaatcaaggttatcaatccagtaggagaaccacacaacagctCGTTAgcggtacctacacacaaaatacaAAATTCTTgaacgcaaacaaggggttgtcaatcccttggcggttaattgcaatGATCAAATTTCGTAGTGAtacatagataaataaaaacacaaaataaaataaaataaaagtacatcaatatatttttggattttaatatatgatttagatagacccggggccatagtgtccactagaggcttctctcttgaagatagcatacggtgggtaaacaaattactgttaggcaattgataggaaagcgaataatcatgacgatatctaaggcaatgatcatgtatataggtatcacatccgagacaagtagaccgactcttgcctgcatctactactattactccatatattgactgctatccaacatgcatctagactaTCAAGTTCATAAAGAAATGagtgacgccttaagcaagatgacatgatatagacaaagtaaagtcaattaatatgaataaacctcatctttttatccttaatggcaacgatagaaATACGTGCCatgtccctttttgtcactggattgagcaccgcaagatcaaacccattacaaagcacctctcccattgcaaggaaaatcaatctagttagccaattCAAATCAATAGATCTGagataaatacaaagctataataatcatgcataaaagatttcagagaagactcaaataatattcatagataatctgatcataaactcacaattcatcggatacctacaaacacaccgcaaaaagtgattacatcaaatagatctccaagaacatgaagaagaacattgtaaaagagagagaagatgacatctagctactagtatggacccgtaggtctgtggtaaactactcacacatcatcggaggggcaacaaggttgatgtagaacccctccatgattgattcccctgttggggaacgtagcagaaattcaaaattttcctacgtgtcaccaagatctatctatggagagaccagcaacgaggggaaggagagtgcatctacatacccttgtagatctctaagcggaagcgttcaagtgaacggggttgatgaagtcgtactcgtcgtgattcaaatcactgatgatcaagtgccgaacgcacggcacctccgcgttcaacacacgtacagcccggtgacgtctcccacgccttgatccagcaaggagagagggagaggttgaggaagactccgtccagcagcagcacaacggcgtggtggtgatggaggagcgtggcaatccagcagggcttcgccaagcaccatgggagaggaggaggaggagagacagggctgcaccaacgagaggagaagttctcatgtgttatgggcagccccaggcctctatttatataggggagaagggggctgcgccccctttagggtttcccaccccaaggggtgcggccagccctagatgggacttggggaggcggccaagagggggagagaggggaggcgcccactaggtgggccttaaggcccatctggactagggtttgccccctcccactctcccttgcgccttggcccccttgtggggggcgcaccagccctcctaggggctggtcccctcccacacttggcccacgcaaccttctggggcaggtggccccacttggtggacccccgggaccctcccggtggtcccggtacattaccgatatcacccgaaacttttccggtgaccaaaacaggacttcccatatataaatctttacctccggaccattccggaactcctcgtgacgtccgggatctcatccgggactccgaacaacattcggtaaccacatacaagcttcctttataaccctagcgtcaccgaaccttaagtgtgtagaccctacgggttcgggagacatgtagacatgaccgagacgttctccggtcaataaccaacagcaggatctggatacccatgatggctcccacatgttccacgatgatctcatcggatgaaccacgatgtcaaggacttaatcaatcctgtattcaattccctttgtctatcggtatgttacttgcccgagactcgatcgtcggtatccaataccttgttcaatctcgttaccggcaagtcactttactcgttccgtaacacatcatcccgtgatcaactccttggtcacattgcgcatatgatgatgtcctaccgagtgggcccagagatacctctccgtttacacggagtgacaaatcccagtctcgatccgcataaaacaatagatactttcggagatacctgtagtgcacctttatagtcacccagttacgttgtgacgtttgatacacccaaagcactcctacggtatccaggagttacacgctctcatggtcaaaggaagatatacttgacattggcaaagctctagcaaacgaactacacgatctttgtgctaggcttaggattgggtcttgtccatcacatcattctcctaatgatgtgatcccgttatcaacgacatccaatgtccatagccaggaaaccatgactatctgttgatcacaacgagctagtcaactagaggctcactagggacatattgtggtctatgtattcacacgtgtattacgatttccggataatacagttatagcatgaataaaagacaattatcatgaacaaggaaatataataataactaatttattattgcctctagggcatatttccaacagtctcccacttgcactagagtcaataatctagttcacatcgatatgtgattaacactcaaggtcacatccccatgtgactaacacccaaagagtttactagagtcaataatctagttcacatttaccatgtgattaacactcgatgagttctgggtttgatcatgttatgcttgtgagagaggttatagtcaacgggtctgaacctttcagatccgtgtgtgctttacaaatctctatg
This window encodes:
- the LOC119290832 gene encoding telomere repeat-binding protein 5-like, which translates into the protein MVFQKRTSSEMESCGGSHVAEMPRVPKSARGKRSVRKKESQGQAMCAFDLLATVAGKLLDEGEGSLGNMSAGSPVLAASAKDVCVKQEQCDEEGKHLKNDVMDQDSCNESALISHIASQRLADHHSRKGEDLNEVPKAKSEAVDKEPSMISCTKADLGSNFGAIADRWSPESVESGAFTGDAAANVMALAAAAYNKNAPDMYNILDPMDVDVKPPPLVSSDSTGEMPLYGGKIHKSVSFPRGPKGGAEYSVDRENDDDDDDDKSSGCTHSSTATNRGLRPNCTADQSRVKKFLACKYRKVAPARMHKGDLSYSDADRKPSFRNKKMYYTRQRTQRSTFKRRKMLDRHSTLVSEEFAKSNAKRTTKVNAREPHAASLEANKGSNSMPFHGSCKSNDCHVKLKIKSFKVPELLIEIPETASVGSLKKTVLEAVNAMLGGRLRVGVLHHGKKIRDDSKTLMQAGIDHDDMLDNIGFSLEPNCTRHSSQLAAPEDIEFLETVETTEPLARIAPADSSSKHGEVDASQELALTPLTANYQGNDHDSVHSPGGISSPEKASANSRAIVPVTPVDSSAGAIVPANKAKRSSEQGQRRIRRPFSVAEVEALVLAVEKLGTGRWRDVKLRAFDNAKHRTYVDLKDKWKTLVHTASISPQQRRGEPVPQDLLDRVLAAQSYWSQQQAKLQPKTPPLAEARLLT